The genomic DNA GGAACCCTTAGAGCGGCGAAGAAACGCAAAGTCCTGTCGTATGATGGCGAGCTGCTGCTGCAAGGTGTCCATGATAACGTCGAGATCACGCTCATGCCCCTTCCACCGGCTGCTACATCTTGAGCTTATATGGAGAGTTGAAAAGGAGGAAGCCGTATAAGCTTCCTCTTTCTACGTATTGTGATATTGCGCCCTGTAACAAACTACTATGTTCGGGGAGTTCAAGGTTGGGTCTCCCTCTAATGCCCTGTAATCCACTATGTGAAGCTCTGTGTAATTCAGTATTTAATGCCGTTCAAGTGAACTTTCAATCTCTGCCTGTATTTCACAAGTGCTTGCATCATGGTTAGTTCTTTATTCGGGAATCTTTGGACAAGAAAGCATTCTTAAGATGGCTGTCGTGGAAGAATATTCAGTTATTGCATTTTCTGTGATAAGATAGATTTCGCTTTCAGTGATCCGCTGTTTTGTGCATTTTCTTCAAGCATCTTTTCGCTAGACGATTATGATTTAACCAAAATTTCTATGGTATACGAGCCTGTGCAGGAACCTAAAGATGATGCTCGGTTTATTCGGGTAGTAAAGCCTTCAAAGCTAAACTCCCGAAGACTAGAAAGACAGTAAGAGCAGTGCAAACTGCATAAACCTTCTGAACAAAGTGGCTGAgatttgagagttttatggcAATTCAGAATATTTAGGAGACATCTGTCATGGAAAGGCTGTGGTCTGTAAGTTGAAAGTATATGTCTTCAGCCAAAAACTCCtcacagaaaaagaaaaattcaccAGACACACATTATATAAACAGCTTTCATCTGCTCATAAGATATCGACTAAACCAATTCCCAACTCGATAACTTTTCGTGATCATGGCAGAAGAAAGCAAATATGCATTCTAAACAATGCCATGTAATGATGTTCCCATGTCTTCCTTTCGGCCACATGCTCCCATTTCTGAATCTTGCAAAGCGCCTGGCTGCAAAAGGGTCTCAGAGTTACCTTTGTGTCCACTCCAAGGAACATCCAAAGATTGCCACCAATTTCTCCAGAGTTGTCAGGAGATATAAATCCTGTCAAGCTTCCATTGCCATTAGTTGCAGGATTGCCTGAAGATTATGAGGCCACGATAGACTTGCAGCCTGAGAAATAGAGCTCCTAAAGAAGGCATGTGATGGGCTGAGAGAGCCATTGGAGCAACTCTTGCTCGAGGAATTACCCAACATAATCCTCTTCAACTTCATCCAGTACTGGGTCCCACAAGTTGCAGCCAGATTCTATGTGAGATTGGCATTCTTCAGTGCATACACTGCTTCTGCACTGGCTTTTGTCGGGCCACCCTCTGAGCTCAGGACCACAGGCCAGAGAGAGAGGCCCGAGGATCTCGCAGTGCCCCCGAAGTGGTTTCCCTTGACTTCCCTCGTTTCTGAAAGCCCTCATCAGCCAGTGAGAATGTATAAGAACCTCAACTTTCCTGATGTTACAGGATTGTCGAGCGGCCAGAGGTGGCCACTCTACTGGGATCCGACTTTGTAGCTGTGAGAAGCTGCCTGGAGTTCGAGCCCGAGTACCTTGCACTTTCGAAGAAACTCCACAGAAAGCCAGTTTTTCCTGTCAGGTTACTGACCCAGAGTATTGAAGAGAGCACAAACTCAATCAACTCAGCCTGGTCCGATACTTCAAAGTGGTTGGACAATCAACCGAGAAAGGCGGTACTCTATGTTGGATTTGGGACCGAGTACAAGATGCCCGTGCTCGAGCTCTCAGGCTTGCATTCCTCCGGGTTCTAAGAGAACCTGAAGGAACTGACAGCTCACAGATGTTCCCAGGCGGGTTTCATGGGCACGAACGGCAGGCCGCAGGCTGGTGTCATTTAAGGTGGGTCTCACAGGTGAAGATCCTGTCCCACCCAGCGATTGGAGGGTGCCTGTATTATAGAGTCTAATCATAGAGTCCCTGGGATTTGGTCTCCTGCAGATTCTCATACCCATGGTGGATGACCACGGGCTCAATTCAAAACTGCTGGTCGAGAAGGGAATTGGGTTCGAAGTGCCGAGAAAAGAAGACGGGTCATTCGCAAGAGGAGTCGTCGCCCAGTCCATTAGGTTTGTGGTGACagaagaggaaagagagacCCTGAGAACAAAGGCGGCGTGTATGAGAACAATTTTTGCCAACCACGATCTTCACAATAGCTACGTAAACAAGTTCATCGAGTACCTGCtgcaaagagaaaatgaatcaTTACATCCACATATCTGTTAAATTTGGAAAGAGTATGAACAATTGATTATCTAAAGTATTGAGAGGATAAACTATTAGAGTTTTCTAATGGATTCAACAATGAGAGCCAGGGTAGTACGTTAGTCTTTTCAGTTCATAAATTAAGACGAGGTCAGTTTCCGAGTTTacagtaatatatataaatgaaatcaATTAACTTCTGTTTTGTTTGGCAATACTCTGAACAATGCTTTTCTGATATGATGCAATACCTAGTTCCAGGCAATAGAGTCAGAGGGAAAAACAGAACCATCACCTTAGCCTTCCGTTAGCTTGTATTGGATATTACTAGCTGCTGGTCATTGAAAATTTCCATGGATAAATCTCAACAAATTTGAGCTTCTGAGCTGCTTTCCCAGTAAACAAATAGGTAGTCTCATCTCAAGAAATAGCTCACTTTAAATAAGCTGAGAACAGCCTTCGCAATATCTACCAACATTTATCAGCTTTACCACTGCAACGATTGCCGAGCCCTCCAGGTACAAGGAATTGGATAAGATCACCAGGGGCAAAATTCCAGAGGCATGAAGTCACAAAAACTCCAGGAAAAGAAGTTGTATTCACTCGGTAAAAGGTACATATCAAAAGCGTACAGTATCTGAAGACAATGGAAACACACAAGAAAAGTCGTAAGTCTTTCTGGCTCTTACAGGAGAAATAATCTAGTACCGCTCATATCAGAACTTGACCACATTCCTCCTAAACTTCATATCCAGGATTCACTTTCTGCTGAACGTCTCCATAACTCTCCAGCTCTTCTATATCTTCAGGACTCCCCAGAAAGAGCGGCAGTCTCTGATGCAGTTTGACAGGCTGAAGTGAAAGAATCCTGTTCTTACCATCAGAGCCCTTGCCCCCAGCTTGCTCTGCAAGAAAGCTCAGTGGATTTGCCTCATACACAAGTCGGAGGTGGTCTCTTGGGTTCATTGCTACACCTCCATATAGTAAAGTTCTGTGAAAATCAGCTACCAGAGAACATATGTAACGGGCTGAATACTTTTTAGGGTATTTTCCCTTTCCTTGACGTATGGTATCAATATACCGCCTTAACCCTTCTGGCCAATCAAAGTATCTTGCGTCGTTTACAGAGTAGATTTGCCCTGAAAGAGAAAGAATGCATAAAAATCCAGGAAAATAATGTTAATTCTGTTTAGGACAAGCCCTTCTCAAGCAAGTATAAGATCCCAATCCATCCAAAACAAACTTTTCAGCATTTCATTTTCCTCTTGGAAGATAATACAAACAAGGGAAATCAGGTTGGATCACACAAGTGCATACAACAATAAATGGAATCCGCAAAAACCTACAAAATTACTCTATAACAAGTTTTGCTTTTCAAAAGAAAGCCCGAAAATTATTATGTACCAAAAGGTTCAATCCATTCAGAACTCCTCAACCCTTTCAAGAAGGCTTAAAACATCAGCAACATCAACTTAAACCCAGCAAAGGCAGAATGTTGCGAGTTATCGTATCAAAACCTAACTTTACCTCTAGGAGGAATCTTGATATACGGATGAGTGAGAATAAAATCTCCCGTGGTACGGTCCAGCGTAAAAGCATGTGTTCCTGAACCAAAGGTGGCACAGAAAATTGTGGCTGAAGAATAGAGAATATAGGCAGCAGCTACAAGCTTGGTCCCGCTCTGAAGTGAATTCAACGGGCCCTTCTCCTCTGTGGGCAGATGGTCGAGTTCCACAAGGCGGTTATAAATTCCAAAGATGGTTCCAGTAGGGATAGAGGCATCAATGTTACGGGACCCATCCAGGGGATCTGTCACCACGACAAAAGGTCCATCATTGGAGATCCAAATTGgggcatcatcttcttctgaGGCCATGACTGCTGCTTTCCCCGAATTCCGGAGAGAGGACAGAATGATTTCATTCTGCATTTCAGGAACTGTTATGGTTATATTGAAATATGAAGTGATTATTGATTTACAAAAATTTTCCCTCTATATGCGTTCTGCGCTCAACAATATCTTCAAACCCATCAAACCGCAAATTCTAAAATGAAGCAAGGCCATTGACTGAGCATCTCTTGACCAAATGTGGCTGTCTGTTGTCAAACATATAGTGCACGTCAAGGAGATAAGCCATAATAACAGAAACATAACTATGGCTTAAACCAAAACAATACGATCGGGATGACTTCATATTAATCATTTAAACACAAAGCCGAACcatactaaaaaaaattcaaaactcCGACTTCAGCATAATTCATGACCTATTTATTCTAAGACCTTGAGGAACAAGCAAGATGCGCTAGGGTAGGTCTCAAGTATAATTATCATCAAGTATGTGGACTGTTATGCGGGTGTCCTTCCGGCCGAAATGCAGATGGAACCACTCAGGACCCAATGAAACAGATCAAGAATGGAAACTGGACTGAATGATTTGATAAAATACTGCGCGCAGCTTTATCCCACAGTTCAACCAGCTACAATGTCCACTGAACAAAATTCTGCATGCCATACAAACAATCCGGACATGACGAGATTCGAATAAAACACATTGAAGCcaattgccaaaaaaaaaaaaaaaagaaaaaaaaaaagagcaagcCATGCCTAACAAATACAACAGAACTGGAAATGCAGTCATTTTGAGCAAAACCCACCGCTACAATGTCAAGGGGCTTCGGGGCATCCCTTCCAGTCCCACCATCGACACTTCCCACGATACCATTCTGCCGCCCGAGGCTTGAATTGAACGGAGACGCCACAAGGGCAGCGATTCTCTTGCAAGCGTACTGAATATGATCGAACAGAACCACCAGGTCGTCCCCCACATCGATTCCTCCCTTACCCGCATACTCTGTCAAAGTACGAAACCCATTGCCGTCGTCACTATTGCCTGCTTGGGACCTGACAGAGAAGGAGAGGCCGTGGGAGGATGACATTCTTCTGATGGGCCGGTAGATTCTGCTCCGGGCTTGCAGAAGGGAATTGAAAGATGGCTGTTTTGAGGGAAGGTGGGTTCTTGGCGGGAGGAATGGGGTTGCGGAGCATGCGGCTGTAATTGAAGATTGCATATTAGTTACTGCCGCACATGGAGGAGATGCTTCTGTCCTGAAGGTGGATGAACATCATTGatggaagatgaagatgaggaggaagaagaagggaaggcAGCAAAGAGCAGAAGCAGCAAAGAGCAGACAACGCGAGGATGACGTTCTTCTCCACAAACAGGAAGGCAGGAGGGACTCCCTTCTTGCCGAGCCCAATCCCAAGTCCGAGTGTTCGATTTATTTGACGAGCCGAGCTCAAGCTTGGATGTTCAGATTCAATCAATGTCGAGCCCAAGCCCGAACTCAGAGCACATTTGAGCCTCGTAGATTCGGACTAGTCTCGGCTCGTTTATACCCTCGACGGAGAGTAGATTGAAAGGCAGCTCACTAGCTCAGCCTGCCAGGCCCGGCACTGAATGGGTCGGCTGGTCAGCAAATCGGGCCAAGTCAGTATACTATCTCGGGCTAGGCTCGTGAAACCTGGCATGGCCCGAAAAAGGTTACACTCAAtatattaaaaggaaaaaatggcAAACATttcaccttctttttttttttttttttgtaaacacgaatttttaaatttgtccaataaaatataaaattaagcaAAAGATTTCCGTTTGACACGTTGTGGGCTCACCCAACATTTCTAGCGAAAAAAGTTTATGTGGACCATTAACGACGTTGACGTGGATAACGGTAGTTCAAATTTACCGACATTGATAACTTTTGAGCTCTCACTCGACATTTTAGCAGCAGTGCTCTATGACATTTAGTGCACGAATATGTGCAGATTTGTGACTTTTCAGTCCTaaataaagggaaaattttcaaattttcaattaatcgTGAATTGCTGTTATCTACGTCGGCACCATTAACGGTTCACGTAAGTTTTTTTCGTTAGAAATATCGGGTGAGCTTGTGGCATGCTAAACGTGAAATCATTTACTAAGTTTGTGATTTTAttggataaaattaaaagtttgcattaaaatttgaaaaataaaattaaaagtctgtttttttaaaaaaatttactctATATTATAATGCAAATAATGCTATCTTCTCGGGCCCTGGTCGGGCTCGGGTTCCCATTCGTCAAAAAGCGTCGGCTTTTTGGAAAACGCGCTACTTCATAGGCCGTAGGGCAAAGCCCTGCCCACTGACGACCATAGAAAACCACTGGAACCTCGTAGTTCTAGGTTCTAATTCAGTCGATGGAACATGTGATGTGAGTATTCAGATGAGGAGTGCCAAGGACATCTGACACGACAATGCAACCCAAGCTCGCCTAACACGTGCCTGTCGCCAGCCACCAACACATTGTACTTCTTAGTTATTCCCCCACATGTGTTATTCGGATTAATCAAGAGCACAACTTTTACGCTTTCCAATCAATATAACacgatttaaaaaaaaaaatatatttgtatttttttctaaatataccATGAACTTTGGAGAGTAGTAGAGAAATATAAGATATTTGCATtgttttctaaatatagcgtGACCGTTAAAAAATAGAACGGAAAAACACAACCTTCCGATTTAGTTACGCATATAGCACGACGTCAATTATTTCGTCAAATTATAATGATAACGACTAATGTGAAGCTGATGATGCTACGTGACACAATATGATTGGACGAATAGATCACACATGTTTttatctaattaaaaaaaattaaaaattaaaagaaaagaaatggggATTCAACTTAATAAGGGGAAAGAGGGAATGGGCCGATGGTGCTGGCTATGTCGATTGCTGTCATCTTCTAATTGGGATCGCCAACCGCAGTAGGACTGCAATTATGTGGGTGATGATCATAATCGAGACACCCACCGTCGGAATCAAAAGAGCTCCAAAATTGGAGGCTTTTCATTTCATCGGTAGGGTCTTGATTGCCCTTCACGCAATCTACAATCCgctcatttctttttttaagaaataatcttcttttttaaatttttagaattattttttaattaaataaatatgtgaGACCCACTCGTCTAATCTTACTATGTCACGAGACGCCGTTAGTTGTTATCGTTGCAATCGATGAATAATTAAGATCGTACTAGAGTAGTAATTAAACATGAAGGTCGTGCTtttgtgttattttttaaaaatcatgtTATACTAAGAAAAACGGCAAATATTAGTATTTCTGtactattttataaaaattgtgctatatttaaaaaaaaatataaatataatgtttTTCTTGGTAATTAACTTTGAGTTATTCTGAGCTtgaaaagtaataatataaACCTATAAGTTACGCAAGATAATGTAAATGACACGTTCGAACTTTGTAGGTGCCACATACTGACCAAGAGAGTTGAAAAGTCGACGGTAAATTCGCTGAAAGTTGGACAGACCTTTACGATTTTGCCCGATTATTATCACATTATCCTTTTTTGACTTTTGCCACAAAAAGTTAACAAAGatatgtttttttctttcttggaaCAAACAATGATGGAGCACTCGCTTTGTCAATAGATTTTATTGCAGCAGACATTATTGATAGTTTgttttcatattaaaattataaaaattttaattttaattttaattcaattcattacacaataaaatatatattttttaaatcaataattttaactttaactttaactcaacacactacacaacatttatcattttttataatcaaaattaaaattactttcaaCTCTCCAACCAAACTTATATGTCTGCTGTCTTAAGCCTGCGAGCTCAAACTAAATTCCAGGAATTGCAGAAATGTCGTCTCAAAAGATTGATCTCTTGAAGGCTGAGCTTCCCCTGGAGGAAGAGCAGGTGACCCTGCAAGAAGACCGGGTGAACGGCCTCGTTCTTGTGGATATCGTCAATGGCTTCTGCACTGTTGGTGCTGGAAACCTGGTACGTGCTTAACTCCCCGACCGTATCAATTCGATTCGTCATGTTCCTCGGATAACTGTTGTCCGATCACTAAGACTGGATCTGTCCCGTCAAAGCAGGAGGTAGCTAGCCTGTATTAGGAACTGCATCGATTTACGGTGAATATGTATGCTCTCTGATTGATTTTGGCGTTCTGTTCTTGCGGGCAGGCTCCAAGAGAGCAGAATAAGCAGATATCGAACATGGTGAATGAGTCTGCTAAGTTGGCGAGGCTCTTCTGTGAGAAGAAATGGCCTGTTATGGCATTCCTTGACACTCACCACCCCGACAAGCCCGAGGAGCCTTATCCTCCTCACTGCCTTTCCGGCACCGACGAGTCAAACCTTGTCCCCGGTAAATAAAGCAGTATTCCTGTCAGCTTTCTTAATGGCAAGCAGTCGCCGCAGGACTTGTTTCCTCTTAGCAATCGCTGTCTTCATATTATTTGATGAGTTGATCTTTAAAATTCAGCCTTGAGATGGATAGAGAATGAGCCGAATGTCACGATCAGACGCAAAGATTGTTATGATGGGTACTTGGGCTCGTTTGAGAGTGACGGCTCGAACGTGTTCGTCAACTGGGTGAGGAACAATCAGATCAAAACTGTAAGTCCTCGGAAATTATTGTATATCATTCTAACTCTAACAACGCTGCTTACTTTTGCCTCCAACAAATGATGGATTTCAGTTttcattttctccttttatggGTGAAAATTTCAGATTCTGGTTGTGGGAGTATGCACGGATATATGCGTGCTAGATTTCGTGTGCTCGACATTATGTGCGAGGAATCTCGGATTTCTAAAGCCGTTGGAGGAGGTGGCAGTTTACTCCGGAGGCTGTGCAACCTTTGATGTGCCTCTTCATATTGCAAGGAGCACCAACGGTGCTATGCCTCATCCTCAGGTAGCGTGCTTGCAAATTTTTGAATCAGCCGACTAATCCATAACAAACGTAGTCTTCTTTCATTTACCAATTACCGAGTCATTATGCTCATCTTCTTGTTATTGCAGGAGCTGATGCATCACGTGGGCCTTTACATGGCCAAAGAAAGAGGAGCTAAGGTAGCAAACAAGCTGTTCATCAATGGAAGCACCATAGAAGAAGCCATATGAAAGCACATTCCATCACAATATAGTAAGCATATAAATCTGTACATGTAAAAGCATCAATAAGGCATGTCGCGTCGCTCTGTCAGAAATCGTTGCCTCATACCATGGTGTGTTTCCATTGTGAAATCGACCTCGATAAGTCACTTGGTAGCTTTTGTTCAATGCTGTGATCAATCACACTGCTAAAATGATCATTGCTAACATATCCCTGTTTATGCTTTATGCTAGTAAAGGATTTCTCGAATGTGAGAGCTAAGAGAACTGTCTATCCTATGAACTCTGCGTCAGAGCAAGGCTCTGGGACTGTTCAATCAGAAACCAACACAATACTAGGATAAGAGTAAGACCAATCACTTGTATTGCAAGAGTCACCTAGTGTTAATACATCTGAATTGTTCTTTCGAGGAAGAAATTGGAAGATCCATAAGTAAATGCAGTGGGAAAATTAACACTGTTctgtaaaagcaataaattgtAACAGTTGAACACGAACATATAGCAATGTCTATACTTTATTAAGGAACGAAGAAAAACTATAATTTTGCCAGATGGTCGAAGTAAAGCTTCGGGCTGGTCCACAGGCTAGCTAAGATGAACGAGTCGGGCTGAAGCATCTCATTGCTGATCAGTTGCAGCACTTGCAGCGCTCAGGTCCACAGAAAGATCAAGAGCCTGAACCATCAAGAAAGAACTCCAGTAAACATGTGAACAGAACTTCACAAAACTTGATTATCGAGATTCagttttatattttagttCTAACTGCTCTGCTTTGCTTTATATATACCATCTTGAATTGTTTTACCTTTCCAGTTATTTTACTGTACATTGCGAGCACATCCTTCACAGTAGACTCGAAGTGTGTAGTTGCATCGTAGCTCTGCAAATTACCCAATCAATGCTAAATCTCCAGAAAGCTTTGATGTATAGCTTGTCAACTTCGATCAACATGGGAACATGAAAGCTTCCTACTCACCGTAGATATAAAGCAGTTGTCCAGTTCATAGTTGTTTGTGGGGACATAACGGTCAAAAGTGTCGTAGAATATCTCATCAACAGGTCCGAGCAGGTCTATGCCGGGCTTCAGTTCCTCCTCAGGCTTGTCAGTCTCTGCTTCTGCAGTAACGAAAGCAATGTACTTCCCTTTCGATGCCACATTATGAGCATAGGAGCAGCAGAAGAGGTACCTGTAACAATATTAACAATTTGGAACATAAATTTAGAGGCAGGTCACCTATCTGCTCTCGAACAATAATATGGAAAGAAGACGTACATATCTGATTTTCGACCGAGTTGCTTCTGTGGCAAAATGACCTGAGCTGAATGAGAATCGTTGGTATCTGGGATGGGGTGGCTCATAATACATACAGCACGAGCAACTTTCCCGACCTTCTTGACCTGTTTTGTTGAGAGCGCAATAAAAAGTAACCTCAGAATGGTAAATATTCTGTAGGCTTATGGGCGTTTCTAATAATGGATTAGGAGGATATGCAACCATAGTTATGTTCAGGCTAAGCTACTTGATACTAGAGTCCGAAAAGCTTTACTTTGTCGGGCAAATATGAGGGATCACAGACAACTTTCTTGCACTTAGCAGTTTCTCCTTCCGAGCTCACACCGATGGCTTTTCCGCTACCATCAAATTCCACCTTTCATTGAAATGATTCATTCAAatgagaaagatcagaaataAATTCTGTTCCAAGAAGCTAATAGTGGATAAAGTTCGGAAAACCAATTCCCCCAtaaactttttccttttctaagATCTGTAAAGCATAAGATTACTGACCTTACACTGTGGCTTGTTAAGCATGTAAGTTCCACCATAAACTGCACTTAAACGTGCGAAGGCctaaaaaacaaaatcaacCCAGTCAAGGGAAAGAAAATTTGCGCTTTGACTTGAAGTGGAGGCTCAGTGAGACGCACGAACCTGAGGTAACTCTCCCAGTCCATACAGCGGATATATGTAAGGAGAGCCTCCATTGAAACGTGCCAAAGACTCTGCATAGAGCTTCACATACCGAAAGAAACAATTAGAAAAGGAGCAATGATAAAGCTTCAAACAAATGGAAGAAAACAGGAAATAGTTTTACCTTCATCCTCTTCACGAAGTCAATTGCAGGCTCGTCCAAGTACTTATCGTCGATATAAAGGGCCAAAGCATGCCCGATAAAATCGATTGTATCATCTTCGAGCCCATATTTCCTATAGAAACACAGATATTGCTCAGATAAGCTACCATCTTTTCAGAATTCTGATTTCCAAACAGGACAAGAAGATCAAACAAGCCAAATTTAGCCATAAATTTATACGGTAATGCAGAATAAAGATAAAATGAGTAGAGACGTACGAGATGAGCTCCCTTGCAGTGACTTTGTGCAAGTCCAGACCCTCATGAGACTTCGGGTCGTCCTCCTCGAAGTCCTGCACATAAATGAAAAACTTCCTCGCACGTCGCTTCTCAAACAGCCCCATGAGTGGAGATTTGAGAGCTTCCACATCGGTTGCTGGGACTTTATAAATCTGCAACAAAGATAGTTCTTTGTCATTCTGTTACCACAACAGTTAAGGATCTCACACACTGAATATAATGGACTTGAAACTTCTATTACCTTTCCCTTGTTGTACACAAAACTGCCATCGACAACCTTGAAGTTTAGATACTTCGTGACATCAGTGTGGATAAGGACTCGAACTAAAGCTCCATTGGCCATCATGAACTGCCAAAACACGTCAGGCGAAACCCCCAAGTTTAGGAAAAgtgcaaaaaggaaaaacattcTGTCTTCTATTTTGTGAAGATCCAGAACGGATAGCCATGGCTACCTTCGGCACCATGTCTACGTTGAACTCCCTGCTGGGGCCCAAGTGCTCCGGGGGCTTGTCACTTCCCTTGAAATGCTTCCAGAGCTATAGGCAAAGAGGAAACATTCCATATCGGTCGAGTCAGAGGAAACTCGggtgattttgaaaattcgggGTATGATAAGAGCTAGAGTGTTACCTGATTGAGATTGAGAGAGGTTGATTCTCCTCCATAGTAGTCATTCTTGTCCATATGTAACACCTGTGTTGATGGATCAAACATTTCAGCCACCTAACTAACTAGAGAAATCCTTTGGCTGATGTCCCTAGAAAACTCGATTTTCTCATATGCAGATCAATGTACATTTATCGGTTCAGGGCTGGGCGTGGCTGCCTTTAACTCGAGACGTAAATGGGCGTACAATGCAATTCATGTACTTGTATAAATTGACTCCATTtccgtatacatatataaaaatgcTGGAATATTTTTCTGCGCTTTGAGCTTTGCCTAGAAAGAGAATGGTCATATGATTTTGAGCTGAATAATGGTTCGGCAACGTCCATTAAATTGGAACTCCCTAGCTCATTCGACAATTGACACGGGCATGTTATGTAATACTCCTGATATAACGAAAATGGGAGTGGTAATTGAAAATGTGGATTGGAATGGAATTGGATACAGACCTTGAGACCATCCACGGAGAGAAGCCCGCTGAGGATGCATTCCTTGAGACCTGTCCCCAGCACTATCACGTCGTACTCTTCATCCATTTTGATCTATGGAGGATACTTTGTTCGATTACTGTCAGATGATGAACAGACAGACGGAGATTATTGAAAAAGACAGGAGGAAGGAGGAAGAGAAATTCGGGAGAATATAAGAAAGGGAAATTCGGGCATTAGGGGGAAGCTTGTGATCCGGAAGTGGTCATTGGAAGCTTGAGGTGATCCTGTCTTCTCTC from Punica granatum isolate Tunisia-2019 chromosome 2, ASM765513v2, whole genome shotgun sequence includes the following:
- the LOC116195375 gene encoding fructose-1,6-bisphosphatase, chloroplastic, with the translated sequence MQSSITAACSATPFLPPRTHLPSKQPSFNSLLQARSRIYRPIRRMSSSHGLSFSVRSQAGNSDDGNGFRTLTEYAGKGGIDVGDDLVVLFDHIQYACKRIAALVASPFNSSLGRQNGIVGSVDGGTGRDAPKPLDIVANEIILSSLRNSGKAAVMASEEDDAPIWISNDGPFVVVTDPLDGSRNIDASIPTGTIFGIYNRLVELDHLPTEEKGPLNSLQSGTKLVAAAYILYSSATIFCATFGSGTHAFTLDRTTGDFILTHPYIKIPPRGQIYSVNDARYFDWPEGLRRYIDTIRQGKGKYPKKYSARYICSLVADFHRTLLYGGVAMNPRDHLRLVYEANPLSFLAEQAGGKGSDGKNRILSLQPVKLHQRLPLFLGSPEDIEELESYGDVQQKVNPGYEV
- the LOC116198111 gene encoding guanosine nucleotide diphosphate dissociation inhibitor At5g09550, with protein sequence MDEEYDVIVLGTGLKECILSGLLSVDGLKVLHMDKNDYYGGESTSLNLNQLWKHFKGSDKPPEHLGPSREFNVDMVPKFMMANGALVRVLIHTDVTKYLNFKVVDGSFVYNKGKIYKVPATDVEALKSPLMGLFEKRRARKFFIYVQDFEEDDPKSHEGLDLHKVTARELISKYGLEDDTIDFIGHALALYIDDKYLDEPAIDFVKRMKLYAESLARFNGGSPYIYPLYGLGELPQAFARLSAVYGGTYMLNKPQCKVEFDGSGKAIGVSSEGETAKCKKVVCDPSYLPDKVKKVGKVARAVCIMSHPIPDTNDSHSAQVILPQKQLGRKSDMYLFCCSYAHNVASKGKYIAFVTAEAETDKPEEELKPGIDLLGPVDEIFYDTFDRYVPTNNYELDNCFISTSYDATTHFESTVKDVLAMYSKITGKALDLSVDLSAASAATDQQ
- the LOC116198112 gene encoding nicotinamidase 1-like gives rise to the protein MSSQKIDLLKAELPLEEEQVTLQEDRVNGLVLVDIVNGFCTVGAGNLAPREQNKQISNMVNESAKLARLFCEKKWPVMAFLDTHHPDKPEEPYPPHCLSGTDESNLVPALRWIENEPNVTIRRKDCYDGYLGSFESDGSNVFVNWVRNNQIKTILVVGVCTDICVLDFVCSTLCARNLGFLKPLEEVAVYSGGCATFDVPLHIARSTNGAMPHPQELMHHVGLYMAKERGAKVANKLFINGSTIEEAI